Proteins found in one Colletes latitarsis isolate SP2378_abdomen chromosome 8, iyColLati1, whole genome shotgun sequence genomic segment:
- the LOC143344385 gene encoding protein charybde: protein MEVLPCPVNVNFSNTRAGTVTDELVDGACQALAKRLEVELRRAKHAQLACGEVLLPADLLPRIAKNVLSMAENEPCGLRGCTLFISFETDSVCRKLSKIQCDPNAVSTFELYLTLKQDHTSWHILLPQFLKNLTRGGTIMISRDFTLEKKKLYRSYQQTQ, encoded by the exons ATGGAGGTTTTACCATGTCCCGTGAATGTGAATTTCAGCAACACAAGAG CTGGAACTGTGACTGACGAATTAGTGGACGGAGCTTGCCAAGCTCTGGCGAAACGTCTGGAAGTCGAACTAAGGAGGGCCAAGCACGCTCAGCTGGCTTGCGGGGAAGTTTTGCTACCTGCCGATCTTCTACCTAGAATAGCCAAAAATGTTCTCAGCATGGCTGAAAATGAACCTTGTGGTCTTCG AGGTTGCACCTTGTTTATCAGTTTTGAAACCGACAGTGTGTGTCGCAAATTGTCAAAAATACAATGCGACCCAAATGCAGTATCAACCTTCGAACTTTACTTGACGTTGAAGCAGGATCATACGTCGTGGCACATTCTCTTACCTCAATTTTTAAA AAATCTTACGCGAGGAGGTACCATCATGATCAGTAGAGATTTTACCttggaaaaaaagaaattgtacAGATCTTACCAGCAGACACAATGA